From Eptesicus fuscus isolate TK198812 chromosome 13, DD_ASM_mEF_20220401, whole genome shotgun sequence, the proteins below share one genomic window:
- the LOC103302811 gene encoding olfactory receptor 56A3, with product MTAHLNETTSIEVSDFLLNCFVRSTSWQHWLSLPLSLLFLLAMGANGILLITIWLETSLHEPMYYLLSLLSLLDMVLCLTVIPKVLAIFWFDLRPISFSACFLQMFIMNCFFAMESCTFMVMAYDRYVAICHPLRYPSIITDQFVAKAAIFILVRNVLLTVPIPILSVQLRYCGRTVIENCICANMSVSRLSCDDITINRLYQFAGGWTLLGSDLILIFLSYTFILRAVLRLKAVGAMTKALSTCGSHFILILFFSTILLVFVLTHVAKKKVSPDVPVLLNILHHVIPAALNPIVYGVRTQEIKQGIQRLLKKGW from the coding sequence ATGACAGCACACCTAAATGAAACCACCTCTATTGAGGTTTCAGACTTCCTCCTGAATTGTTTTGTCAGGTCAACCAGTTGGCAGCACTGGCTgtccctgcccctcagcctcctcttcctcctggccATGGGGGCCAATGGTATTCTACTAATCACCATCTGGCTGGAGACATCTCTGCACGAACCCATGTACTACCTGCTCAGCCTGCTCTCACTACTGGACATGGTGCTCTGCCTCACTGTCATCCCCAAGGTCCTGGCCATCTTCTGGTTTGACCTCAGGCCCATCAGCTTCTCTGCCTGCTTCCTTCAGATGTTCATTATGAATTGCTTCTTTGCCATGGAGTCCTGCACATTCATGGTcatggcctatgaccgctatGTAGCTATCTGCCACCCTCTACGATACCCATCCATCATCACTGACCAATTTGTAGCTAAggctgccatttttattttggtcaGAAATGTCCTTCTTACAGTGCCCATACCTATTCTCTCTGTCCAACTTCGTTATTGTGGGAGAACTGTCATCGAGAACTGCATCTGTGCCAATATGTCAGTCTCTAGGCtctcttgtgatgacatcaccaTCAATCGTCTCTACCAATTTGCTGGAGGCTGGACTCTGCTAGGATCAGACCTCATCCTCATCTTCCTCTCCTACACCTTCATACTGCGAGCCGTGCTGAGACTCAAGGCAGTGGGTGCCATGACCAAGGCCCTAAGCACATGTGGTTCTCACTTCATCCTTATCCTCTTCTTCAGTACCATCCTTCTGGTCTTTGTCCTCACTCATGTGGCTAAGAAGAAGGTCTCCCCTGATGTTCCAGTCTTGCTCAATATCCTTCATCATGTCATCCCGGCAGCCCTCAACCCCATTGTTTATGGAGTGAGAACCCAGGAGATCAAACAAGGAATCCAGAGGTTACTGAAGAAAGGATGGTAA
- the LOC103302836 gene encoding olfactory receptor 56A4-like: MVLSPNSTGTQVTEFLMICLPGMQDTQHWLSVALAPLLVLALGANFVLLLAIWQEASLHEPMYYLLAILSLLDVILCLTVIPKVLLIFWFNMKPISFAGCFLQMFIMNTFLPMESSTFLVMAYDRYVAICHPLRYPSLITEQFVINAAIFIVLRNFLATLPTPVLAARLNYCASNVVENCICANISVAKLSCGDIYLNKLYQFVSVWCLLGSDLVLILLSYCFILRAVMRLQSRGTATKALSTCGSHLILILFFYTLLLVFIFTNKAGKKVPSEVPILLNVLHHLIPPALNPIVYGVRTQEIKQGIIKLLNYHY, translated from the exons ATGGTATTATCTCCCAACAGCACAGGAACCCAGGTGACTGAATTCCTGATGATCTGCCTTCCAGGAATGCAGGACACTCAGCACTGGCTATCTGTAGCCTTGGCTCCCCTCCTGGTTTTGGCGCTAGGTGCCAATTTTGTGTTATTACTTGCCATTTGGCAGGAGGCATCTCTACATGAGCCCATGTACTACCTGCTTGCCATCCTCTCCCTGCTGGATGTCATCCTCTGCCTCACAGTCATCCCCAAG GTCCTGCTCATCTTCTGGTTCAACATGAAGCCCATCAGCTttgctggctgcttcctgcagatGTTCATCATGAATACATTCCTTCCCATGGAGTCCTCCACCTTTCTGGTcatggcctatgaccgctatgtggccatctgccacccaCTTCGCTACCCATCCCTCATCACTGAACAGTTTGTCATTAATGCAGCAATTTTCATTGTCTTGCGAAATTTTCTGGCCACACTGCCCACACCTGTTCTGGCTGCCAGGCTCAACTACTGTGCCAGCAATGTGGTGGAGAACTGTATCTGTGCCAACATCTCTGTGGCAAAGCTTTCCTGTGGGGATATTTACCTAAATAAACTTTACCAGTTTGTGAGTGTCTGGTGCCTACTGGGTTCTGATCTGGTACTCATCTTACTATCCTACTGCTTCATCCTGAGGGCTGTGATGCGTCTGCAATCAAGAGGTACAGCCACCAAAGCCTTGAGTACTTGTGGTTCCCACCTCATTCTTATACTCTTCTTCTATACATTGCTGCTAGTATTCATCTTCACAAACAAGGCAGGAAAGAAGGTGCCCTCAGAGGTACCCATTCTTCTCAATGTCTTGCATCACCTTATCCCACCAGCCCTGAACCCCATTGTTTATGGAGTGCGAACCCAGGAGATCAAGCAAGGAATTATCAAACTACTGAACTACCACTATTGA